The following are from one region of the Vitis riparia cultivar Riparia Gloire de Montpellier isolate 1030 chromosome 14, EGFV_Vit.rip_1.0, whole genome shotgun sequence genome:
- the LOC117929999 gene encoding uncharacterized protein LOC117929999: protein MENNQIMMKEKLGLFGILKETLTILYKNPSFIILTFLTSLPLFCSLLAHEIIFQQTLIETAKFLPQEDSYKERCSVGDNGVSFCWYQVIDPLDTIKEIIENVTVRYLLLGLSYLGIVHLLDLFSTIVIVNSASVIYAGEKRMNLKERWHRSIEGVSLKGPLITSIYALLMSSLSLLGLVSLVTQFYMISGAILITIFFGLLLSIAWLPKHMEWNAIWNMGVVMSVLEEKQGVIALGVSAYVSRGCRRRGLFLMLIFFVWRLALRLSCLYVGWSEGGSGIVVTAVQVSLVCFGNVLKWVAFMVYFYDCKKRFLEKKVDVEQGSTAEALK, encoded by the coding sequence ATGGAGAACAACCAAATTATGATGAAAGAGAAGCTGGGATTATTTGGGATACTCAAAGAAACCTTAACAATCCTTTACAAAAATCCTAGCTTCATCATCCTCACCTTCCTCACTTCTCTCCCATTGTTTTGCTCTTTACTAGCACATGAAATCATCTTCCAGCAAACCCTCATTGAAACGGCCAAATTTCTACCACAAGAAGATTCCTACAAAGAAAGATGTTCCGTTGGTGATAATGGTGTGTCATTTTGCTGGTATCAGGTGATTGATCCCCTAGATACaatcaaagaaataatagaaaatgtCACTGTTAGGTATCTTTTATTGGGTCTCTCATATTTGGGGATTGTTCACCTTCTTGACCTCTTCAGCACAATTGTAATTGTCAATTCAGCATCAGTGATCTATGCAGGAGAGAAGCGCATGAATCTAAAGGAGAGGTGGCACAGATCCATCGAAGGAGTGAGTCTTAAAGGGCCTTTGATCACATCCATTTATGCTCTTCTAATGTCTTCCCTTTCTTTGCTTGGATTGGTTTCTTTGGTAACACAATTCTACATGATATCAGGAGCTATCCTGATCACAATCTTCTTTGGGTTGCTGCTCTCCATAGCTTGGTTGCCAAAACACATGGAGTGGAATGCTATATGGAACATGGGTGTTGTGATGTCAGTCTTGGAAGAGAAGCAAGGGGTTATAGCACTAGGGGTCTCAGCATATGTTAGCAGAGGTTGCAGGCGTCGTGGCCTTTTCTTGAtgcttattttctttgtttggagGCTCGCTCTAAGACTATCATGCTTGTATGTGGGATGGTCTGAGGGAGGAAGTGGAATTGTAGTAACGGCTGTGCAAGTTAGCTTAGTTTGCTTTGGGAATGTGCTGAAGTGGGTGGCTTTCATGGTTTATTTCTATGACTGTAAAAAGCGGTTTTTGGAGAAGAAGGTTGATGTGGAGCAAGGAAGTACAGCTGAAGCTCTGAAATAA